The following coding sequences are from one Streptomyces angustmyceticus window:
- a CDS encoding PTS ascorbate transporter subunit IIC, with the protein MDRLISLATFLVNEILSQPAYLIGLITAAGLLALRKTAGQVAGGAIKATLGFLLIGAGAQLVVSSLGPLGGMIQGATGAHGVIPTNEAIVGIAQAQFGARVAWLMILGFAVALLLARFTPLRYVFLTGHHMLFMATLLTMVLATSGRSSVSVVVVGGLLLGILLVAMPAFAHPWTKRVTGNNSIAIGHFGTAGYVVAGAAGQLVGRRSRSTEDMKLPEGLRFLRDSMVATALSMVLIYVVMALVYLARVGRATAFKAFAAGGGSAAGDLGNYVMQSVMQGLQFGIAVAVILFGVRTILGELVPAFQGIAGKLVPGAVPSLDAPIVFPYAQNAVLIGFLASFAGGLVSLALLTWVGHPALGLALVLPGLVPHFFTGGAAGVYGNATGGRRGAVVGAFLNGVLITFLPALLLKVLGAFGKENTTFGDADFGWFGTLLGNAAKAGATGGTVLALALGAALLGAAILFQKRVVDTGWDPGARRDAVLPRPAPAASGTATAPDRAHAKIAPPAGAPTPPPPPASAPKGG; encoded by the coding sequence ATGGACCGGCTCATATCCCTCGCCACGTTTCTCGTGAACGAGATCCTCAGCCAACCCGCGTATCTGATCGGCCTGATCACGGCGGCCGGTCTGCTCGCGCTGCGGAAGACCGCGGGCCAGGTGGCCGGCGGCGCCATCAAGGCGACGCTCGGCTTTCTGCTGATCGGCGCCGGGGCGCAGCTGGTGGTCAGCTCCCTCGGCCCGCTGGGCGGCATGATCCAGGGCGCGACCGGGGCGCACGGCGTGATCCCGACCAACGAGGCGATCGTCGGCATCGCCCAGGCGCAGTTCGGCGCGCGCGTCGCCTGGCTGATGATCCTGGGCTTCGCGGTCGCCCTGCTGCTGGCCCGCTTCACCCCGCTGCGGTACGTGTTCCTGACCGGCCATCACATGCTGTTCATGGCCACCCTGCTGACCATGGTCCTGGCGACCTCGGGACGCTCCTCGGTGAGCGTGGTCGTCGTCGGCGGCCTGCTGCTGGGCATCCTGCTGGTGGCGATGCCGGCCTTCGCGCACCCCTGGACCAAGCGCGTCACCGGCAACAACAGCATCGCCATCGGCCACTTCGGCACCGCCGGCTACGTCGTCGCGGGCGCCGCCGGGCAACTCGTCGGCAGGCGCAGCCGCAGCACGGAGGACATGAAACTGCCCGAAGGGCTGCGCTTCCTGCGGGACTCGATGGTCGCCACGGCACTGTCCATGGTGCTGATCTACGTCGTCATGGCGCTGGTCTACCTGGCGCGCGTGGGCCGGGCGACGGCGTTCAAGGCGTTCGCGGCGGGCGGCGGCAGCGCGGCCGGCGACCTCGGCAACTACGTCATGCAGTCCGTCATGCAGGGCCTGCAGTTCGGGATCGCGGTCGCGGTGATCCTCTTCGGTGTCCGGACGATCCTGGGCGAACTGGTCCCGGCGTTCCAGGGCATCGCGGGCAAGCTGGTGCCGGGCGCGGTGCCGTCCCTCGACGCCCCGATCGTCTTCCCGTACGCGCAGAACGCGGTGCTCATCGGCTTTCTCGCCAGCTTCGCCGGCGGCCTGGTCAGCCTCGCCCTGCTGACCTGGGTGGGTCACCCGGCGCTCGGCCTCGCGCTGGTCCTGCCGGGGCTCGTACCGCACTTCTTCACCGGAGGCGCGGCCGGTGTCTACGGCAATGCCACCGGTGGCCGCCGCGGTGCGGTCGTCGGCGCCTTCCTGAACGGCGTGCTGATCACGTTCCTGCCCGCGCTGCTGCTCAAGGTGCTCGGGGCGTTCGGCAAGGAGAACACCACCTTCGGCGATGCCGACTTCGGCTGGTTCGGCACCCTGCTCGGCAACGCCGCCAAGGCGGGCGCCACCGGCGGCACCGTCTTGGCGCTGGCTCTCGGCGCGGCACTCCTGGGCGCGGCGATCCTCTTCCAGAAGCGGGTCGTCGACACCGGCTGGGACCCGGGCGCCCGCCGCGACGCCGTCCTGCCGCGCCCGGCCCCCGCGGCGTCCGGCACGGCCACGGCGCCGGACCGGGCCCACGCGAAGATCGCGCCGCCGGCGGGGGCACCGACGCCGCCACCGCCGCCGGCATCGGCACCCAAGGGCGGCTGA
- a CDS encoding VOC family protein: MSVEFNHTIIHARDNRESAEFFAGLLGLEITAEWGPFIAVGLSNGVTLDFATIPAERITPQHYAFLVSEAEFDAAYAQIVRRGIEHWADPHQQQPGTINHNDDGRGVYFLDPAGHAMELITVPYGGWTS, translated from the coding sequence TTGTCAGTCGAGTTCAACCACACGATCATCCATGCCCGGGACAACCGGGAGTCCGCGGAGTTCTTCGCCGGTCTGCTCGGTCTGGAGATCACGGCCGAGTGGGGCCCGTTCATCGCCGTCGGCCTGAGCAACGGCGTCACCCTGGACTTCGCCACGATTCCGGCGGAGCGGATCACCCCGCAGCACTACGCCTTCCTGGTCTCCGAGGCGGAGTTCGACGCGGCGTACGCGCAGATCGTGCGGCGCGGCATCGAGCACTGGGCCGACCCCCACCAGCAACAGCCCGGCACGATCAACCACAACGACGACGGCCGCGGCGTCTACTTCCTGGACCCGGCGGGCCACGCCATGGAACTGATCACCGTGCCGTACGGCGGCTGGACCTCGTAG
- a CDS encoding PTS sugar transporter subunit IIA: MAALNDLLPATAVRLGVRVADWREAIRTAGGLLVETGAATDTYTAEMIRNVEENGPYLVIAPGFAFVHARPSPAVLRTGMCWVRLDEPVEFGHETNDPVHLVVGLAAEDSGAHTAAMAALARLLADPERARALQDAADPDALRAVLAGTQGERGDRPRDEAAERERTATGRATTGRPAAAGDQSPAASAPAAPEQTGGAQAHHTILTVCGNGVGTSLFLKNTLEQVLDRWGWSRHVTVEATDTISAKGKASGAVAILTSREIARTLGEAGIPVQAVEDFTSGPEVDRVLRDIYDV; this comes from the coding sequence ATGGCAGCGCTCAACGATCTTCTCCCCGCGACGGCCGTACGCCTCGGCGTCCGGGTGGCGGACTGGCGGGAAGCGATACGCACGGCGGGCGGGCTGCTGGTGGAGACGGGCGCCGCCACCGACACCTACACCGCGGAGATGATCCGCAACGTCGAGGAGAACGGGCCCTACCTCGTCATCGCTCCCGGCTTCGCCTTCGTCCACGCCCGCCCCTCGCCCGCCGTCCTCCGGACCGGGATGTGCTGGGTCCGGCTGGACGAGCCGGTGGAGTTCGGCCATGAGACGAACGACCCGGTGCACCTGGTCGTGGGGCTGGCCGCCGAGGACTCCGGCGCGCACACGGCGGCGATGGCCGCGCTCGCCCGACTGCTCGCCGACCCGGAGAGGGCGCGGGCCCTGCAGGACGCGGCCGATCCGGACGCACTGCGCGCGGTGCTCGCCGGGACGCAGGGGGAGCGCGGTGACCGGCCGCGGGACGAGGCCGCCGAGCGCGAGCGGACCGCAACGGGCCGGGCCACAACCGGCCGGCCCGCGGCGGCAGGTGACCAGTCCCCGGCCGCATCCGCCCCGGCCGCACCCGAGCAAACCGGCGGCGCGCAGGCGCACCACACGATCCTGACCGTGTGCGGCAACGGCGTGGGCACCAGCCTCTTCCTGAAGAACACGCTGGAGCAGGTGCTCGACCGCTGGGGCTGGTCCCGCCATGTGACGGTGGAGGCGACCGACACCATCTCGGCCAAGGGCAAGGCGTCCGGGGCCGTCGCGATCCTCACCTCCCGGGAGATCGCCAGGACGCTGGGCGAGGCCGGCATCCCGGTGCAGGCCGTCGAGGACTTCACCAGCGGCCCCGAGGTCGACCGCGTCCTCCGCGACATCTACGACGTGTGA
- a CDS encoding NmrA family NAD(P)-binding protein: MQIAVTTPTGNVGRHVVATLIRAGIRPRVLLRDPARLAPEVHDEVDAVRVDQYVADTVVAATEGVDTLFWVDPPSAGDDPLAGYVRAASSLVRAVTDSRIGRVVFQSSVGAEKRHGAGEIDGLAHTETALDDLGVDVTHLRCGYFFTNLELQLDALRAGRLQVIVPPDQPMAWVAPRDIAEVAATRLLSPAWSGRCVQAVHGAADLTWRQVATILSAATGRHISVEQISDDAMRAQLRRAGMADGAIEAVLGMSAGLRENFVPEQRRTLRTTTPTTLAAWAYDHLRHQIVDTSSS, from the coding sequence ATGCAGATCGCTGTCACCACCCCGACGGGCAACGTCGGCCGCCACGTCGTCGCCACGCTGATCCGTGCCGGGATCCGGCCGCGCGTCCTGCTGCGCGATCCCGCCCGGCTGGCTCCCGAGGTACATGACGAAGTGGATGCCGTGCGGGTCGACCAGTACGTCGCCGACACGGTGGTGGCCGCCACCGAAGGCGTTGACACCCTGTTCTGGGTGGACCCGCCCTCCGCCGGCGACGACCCTCTCGCCGGCTACGTCCGCGCCGCCAGCAGCCTGGTCCGCGCCGTCACCGACAGCCGGATCGGCCGCGTCGTCTTCCAGAGCAGCGTCGGCGCCGAGAAGCGTCACGGCGCCGGCGAGATCGACGGCCTGGCCCACACCGAAACGGCTTTGGACGACCTCGGCGTCGACGTCACCCACCTCCGCTGCGGGTACTTCTTCACCAATCTTGAACTTCAACTCGACGCGCTGCGAGCCGGCCGCCTCCAGGTGATCGTTCCGCCCGACCAGCCCATGGCCTGGGTGGCACCTCGCGACATCGCCGAGGTCGCCGCCACCCGTCTGCTCTCTCCCGCCTGGTCCGGGCGCTGCGTGCAAGCAGTTCACGGGGCCGCCGACCTCACGTGGCGACAGGTCGCCACCATCCTCAGCGCCGCCACGGGTCGGCACATCAGCGTGGAACAGATCTCCGACGATGCCATGCGCGCCCAACTCCGCCGGGCCGGGATGGCCGACGGGGCGATCGAGGCCGTGCTCGGCATGTCGGCCGGTCTGCGCGAGAACTTCGTGCCCGAACAGCGCCGCACCCTGCGGACCACCACCCCGACCACCCTCGCAGCCTGGGCCTACGACCATCTCCGGCACCAGATCGTCGACACGTCGTCATCGTGA
- a CDS encoding DUF2079 domain-containing protein, with protein sequence MGWTVTAVFFAVYTVVSVLRNDRMLNAGYDLGIFEQAIRAYAHGKAPVVELKGPGFNLLGDHFHPILALVAPVYRLFPSAVTLLVVQAALMALACFPLTRWAHRAVGPATGLAVGCGLGASWGLVAGVTKDFHEICFAVPLLAFSVTALGQRRWWAAAAWSLPLLLVKEDLGLTLAAIGGYIAWQALRERHTPPPAKRRSPLLLGATLALIGAVGTAVEILVLLPAMNPRGGFDYWQQMPDQGPSPDSLAGLLSLGLHLFWPPMKWLLLFMLAAPTAFLGLRSPLTLLCVPTLAWRLLAGNEHYWQPNFHYNAILMPLVFAGLVDVLHRRPDIAPPLRRRKALAFSATFTAITVAVYPLHDLVLPSAWRTPAHVRTAERLLARIPDGATVASSNRLAPMLTGRTTVSLVCFGTGPDPAAPTALPATPPDWVVSDQHDPTVKTPCPVAQTHRMLRLYRAHGYTQVAEQDGITVLRRG encoded by the coding sequence ATGGGCTGGACCGTCACCGCGGTGTTCTTCGCGGTGTACACCGTGGTATCGGTCCTCCGGAACGACCGTATGCTCAACGCCGGCTACGACCTGGGGATATTCGAGCAGGCAATCCGCGCCTATGCGCACGGCAAGGCGCCCGTCGTGGAACTCAAGGGGCCGGGATTCAATCTCCTCGGCGACCATTTCCACCCCATTCTGGCGCTCGTCGCCCCCGTTTACCGCCTCTTCCCCAGCGCCGTCACCCTTCTCGTGGTGCAGGCCGCACTGATGGCACTGGCCTGCTTTCCGCTCACCCGCTGGGCCCACCGCGCCGTCGGCCCGGCCACCGGCTTGGCGGTCGGCTGCGGACTGGGCGCCTCTTGGGGGCTTGTCGCGGGAGTCACCAAGGACTTCCACGAAATCTGCTTCGCGGTCCCGCTCCTCGCCTTCAGCGTCACCGCACTCGGGCAACGTCGCTGGTGGGCGGCCGCGGCATGGTCGCTCCCCCTGCTCCTGGTGAAAGAGGACCTCGGCCTCACCCTCGCCGCGATCGGCGGCTACATCGCCTGGCAGGCCCTACGCGAGCGCCACACACCACCACCAGCAAAGCGACGCTCTCCCCTCCTCCTCGGCGCCACCCTCGCCCTGATCGGAGCGGTCGGCACGGCGGTGGAAATACTCGTCCTCCTCCCCGCCATGAATCCCCGTGGCGGCTTCGACTACTGGCAACAGATGCCGGACCAGGGACCCTCCCCCGACAGCCTCGCCGGCCTCCTGTCCCTCGGACTGCACCTTTTCTGGCCGCCGATGAAATGGCTGCTGCTGTTCATGCTGGCCGCACCCACCGCATTCCTCGGCCTGCGCTCCCCACTGACGCTGCTGTGCGTCCCCACTCTCGCCTGGCGACTCCTGGCCGGCAACGAGCATTACTGGCAGCCGAATTTCCACTACAACGCCATCCTGATGCCCCTCGTCTTCGCCGGCCTCGTCGACGTGCTCCACCGACGGCCCGATATCGCGCCACCCCTCCGACGCCGCAAGGCCCTCGCCTTCTCCGCCACCTTCACCGCCATCACCGTCGCGGTCTATCCGCTCCACGACCTGGTCCTCCCCTCGGCCTGGCGGACCCCCGCCCATGTCCGCACGGCAGAGCGGCTGTTGGCGCGCATCCCCGACGGCGCCACCGTCGCCTCCTCGAACCGACTGGCCCCGATGCTGACCGGCCGCACCACCGTCAGCCTCGTCTGCTTCGGCACCGGCCCCGACCCCGCCGCCCCCACCGCCCTCCCCGCCACCCCGCCCGACTGGGTCGTCTCCGACCAACACGACCCGACCGTCAAAACCCCCTGCCCCGTGGCCCAGACCCACCGCATGCTCCGCCTCTACCGCGCCCACGGCTACACCCAGGTCGCCGAGCAGGACGGCATCACCGTGCTACGGAGGGGGTGA
- a CDS encoding ABC transporter ATP-binding protein, protein MTADAPDATAGAPDASADGPEATAPDAVTCRALRYAFGETKAVDGVDLSVRPGEVFGLLGPNGAGKTTAIRCITTLLPVPAGMVRVFGHDAAKERMAVRRLLGYVPQQLSADAGLTGRENVALFARVFDVSRRERAARVAQALEAVGLTDAADRLAKTYSGGMVRRLELAQALVSAPRLLMLDEPTIGLDPIARTSVWEHINAVRAATGMTVLVTTHYMDEADQYCDRLALMHRGRIRALGTPDELRSALHARRRAAAASPTTGTAPNPSATATPAPAATPAPAPSAPAAAAASSSSSAPSRSSDAVPTLEDVFRDVAGSGLDEQSGDFRDVRSTRRTAHRVG, encoded by the coding sequence ATGACGGCCGACGCCCCCGACGCGACCGCCGGCGCCCCCGACGCGTCCGCCGACGGCCCCGAAGCGACCGCCCCCGACGCCGTGACCTGCCGGGCCCTGCGCTACGCCTTCGGAGAGACCAAGGCGGTGGACGGCGTCGACCTGTCCGTCCGCCCCGGAGAGGTCTTCGGTCTGCTCGGCCCCAACGGGGCGGGCAAGACCACGGCGATCCGCTGTATCACCACCCTCCTGCCCGTCCCGGCCGGCATGGTGCGGGTCTTCGGGCACGACGCGGCGAAGGAGCGGATGGCGGTGCGCCGGCTGCTGGGGTACGTACCGCAGCAGCTGTCCGCGGACGCCGGGCTGACCGGCCGCGAGAACGTCGCGCTGTTCGCCCGGGTCTTCGACGTCTCCCGCCGTGAGCGCGCCGCACGCGTCGCCCAGGCACTGGAGGCCGTCGGCCTCACGGACGCGGCCGACCGGCTGGCCAAGACGTACTCCGGCGGCATGGTCCGCCGTCTCGAACTCGCCCAGGCCCTGGTCAGCGCGCCGCGTCTGCTGATGCTCGACGAGCCGACCATCGGCCTCGACCCGATCGCCCGCACCAGCGTCTGGGAGCACATCAACGCCGTACGGGCCGCCACCGGCATGACCGTCCTGGTGACCACGCACTACATGGACGAGGCCGACCAGTACTGCGACCGTCTCGCCCTGATGCACCGCGGCCGCATCCGCGCCCTCGGCACCCCCGACGAGCTCCGGTCCGCCCTGCACGCCCGCCGTCGCGCGGCCGCGGCCTCGCCCACCACCGGCACGGCCCCGAACCCCTCGGCCACCGCCACCCCCGCACCGGCCGCCACCCCCGCACCGGCCCCGTCCGCCCCGGCGGCCGCTGCCGCCTCCTCTTCCTCGTCGGCCCCCTCGCGCTCGTCCGACGCCGTCCCGACCCTGGAGGACGTCTTCCGGGACGTCGCCGGCAGCGGCCTCGACGAGCAGTCAGGAGACTTCCGCGATGTCCGGAGCACCCGCCGCACCGCACACCGAGTCGGCTGA
- a CDS encoding ABC transporter permease has protein sequence MSGAPAAPHTESAEPAAGPGNLDLLLVPPRARTGWRVVPARVLAMCVVELQKLRHDRTELYTRAVQPALWLLVFGETFTRIKAIPTGGVPYIDYLAPGIIAQSAMFIAIFYGIMIIWERDAGILTKLLVTPTPRAALIAGKAFAAGVKALIQAVVVIVIAALLGVAMTGNPLRLLGVAVAVVLGSAFFSCLSMTIAGIVLTRDRLMGIGQAITMPLFFASNALYPVAIMPGWLQTVSRINPLSYQVDALRGLLLGSHAHLALDYTVLVAAAAAGIAAAAALLGRLAR, from the coding sequence ATGTCCGGAGCACCCGCCGCACCGCACACCGAGTCGGCTGAACCGGCCGCCGGCCCCGGCAACCTGGACCTCCTGCTGGTCCCGCCGCGGGCCCGTACCGGCTGGCGGGTGGTGCCCGCCAGGGTCCTCGCGATGTGCGTGGTCGAACTGCAGAAGCTGCGCCACGACCGGACCGAGCTCTACACCCGTGCCGTCCAGCCCGCCCTGTGGCTGCTGGTCTTCGGCGAGACCTTCACCCGCATCAAGGCCATCCCGACAGGCGGCGTCCCGTACATCGACTATCTGGCGCCCGGGATCATCGCCCAGTCCGCGATGTTCATCGCGATCTTCTACGGCATCATGATCATCTGGGAACGGGACGCCGGCATCCTCACCAAACTGCTGGTCACACCCACCCCGCGCGCCGCCCTGATCGCCGGAAAGGCCTTCGCCGCCGGGGTGAAGGCGCTGATCCAGGCCGTCGTGGTGATCGTCATCGCCGCGCTGCTCGGCGTGGCCATGACCGGGAACCCGCTACGGCTCCTCGGCGTCGCCGTCGCGGTGGTGCTCGGCTCGGCCTTCTTCTCGTGCCTGTCCATGACGATCGCCGGGATCGTGCTCACCCGCGACCGCCTGATGGGCATCGGCCAGGCCATCACCATGCCGCTCTTCTTCGCCTCCAACGCCCTCTACCCGGTGGCGATCATGCCGGGCTGGCTCCAGACGGTCAGCCGCATCAACCCCCTGAGCTACCAGGTCGACGCCCTGCGCGGCCTCCTCCTGGGCAGCCACGCCCATCTGGCCCTGGACTACACGGTGCTGGTGGCCGCCGCCGCGGCGGGCATCGCCGCTGCCGCCGCGCTCCTCGGCCGCCTGGCCCGCTGA